The proteins below come from a single Malus domestica chromosome 03, GDT2T_hap1 genomic window:
- the LOC103419277 gene encoding mitochondrial import inner membrane translocase subunit TIM10 → MAAPNEPTVLDKEQIFGMAEKEMEYRVELFNKLTHTCFNKCVEKKYKESELNMGENSCIDRCVSKYWHVTNLVGQLLGSGRPPM, encoded by the exons ATGGCTGCCCCTAATGAGCCGACGGTTTTGGACAAGGAACAG ATTTTTGGAATGGCAGAGAAGGAGATGGAATACAGGGTTGAGTTGTTCAACAA GCTTACCCACACATGTTTCAACAAGTGCGTCGAGAAGAA GTACAAGGAGTCGGAGCTAAATATGGGTGAAAACAGTTGCATTGATCGGTGCGTGTCAAAATACTGGCAT GTGACTAATCTAGTCGGCCAGCTGCTTGGTTCCGGTAGGCCTCCTATGTAA
- the LOC139194050 gene encoding serine/threonine-protein kinase BSK5-like has translation MGNSFCLCFRPYNTIANIEDSLDAENRGRDKMDSPSLVPGFSEFSLQQLRAATSQFSSENVVSKHGEEAANVVYKGKLQDGRCIAVKRFSCSAWPDSRRFLENARAVGRLRNNSLANLIGCCCEGHERLLVAEFMPNETLSKHLFHCENQPMKWAMRMRVALYTAQALAYCSSKGRASYQDLSTCKVLFDQDWNPRLSCFGLMEKSKDGKSYSTNLAFNPPEYTNKGKVIPESVVYGFGTLLLDLLRSKRIPPAHALDLIRDKNLLMLLDSCLEGHVSNDDGTALVQLASQCLQSEPRKRPNVKSLENSLAPLQKETEVPSYVLMGTYHGSVPPKLPTLLSHLADACRRLDLTAIHEILVTVKYEQDEPRHELSFDVWTETMKEAIDFRKKGDTAFKEKNFAIAISSYTEYFDRVPVKSPTMLVRRCLCNLLSNKAQEALRDGQEALAEKREWPTAFYLQAAALKSLGMDNDAEEILNVGTSLEVKKLDKLKSE, from the exons ATGGGAAACAGTTTCTGCCTTTGCTTCCGGCCGTACAACACCATAGCGAATATCGAAGACTCGTTAGACGCAG AGAATAGGGGCAGGGACAAAATGGACTCTCCGTCTCTGGTGCCGGGGTTCAGTGAGTTCAGCCTGCAGCAACTGAGAGCTGCCACATCGCAGTTCTCGTCGGAGAACGTTGTCTCCAAGCACGGCGAGGAAGCTGCTAATGTGGTCTACAAAGGCAAGCTCCAAGACGGCCGTTGCATCGCTGTTAAGCGCTTCAGCTGCTCCGCTTGGCCTGATTCGCGCCGATTTCTG GAGAACGCCAGAGCTGTGGGGCGTCTGAGGAACAACAGTTTGGCGAATCTGATCGGGTGCTGCTGTGAGGGCCATGAGAGATTGCTTGTAGCAGAATTTATGCCTAATGAAACTCTCTCCAAGCATCTTTTCCATT GTGAGAACCAGCCTATGAAATGGGCAATGAGGATGCGAGTGGCGTTGTACACGGCACAAGCTTTGGCCTATTGCAGCAGTAAAGGGCGGGCGTCGTACCAAGATCTTAGTACTTGCAAAGTCCTGTTTGATCAG GATTGGAATCCCAGACTCTCCTGTTTCGGACTCATGGAGAAAAGCAAAGATGGCAAAAGTTATAGTACCAACCTCGCTTTCAACCCTCCTGAATACACGAATAAAG GAAAAGTGATACCGGAAAGTGTGGTTTACGGCTTTGGAACCCTATTGCTTGATCTGCTCAGAAGTAAACGTATCCCGCCAGCCCAT GCGCTTGACCTCATACGCGATAAAAATTTGTTGATGCTGTTGGACTCGTGCTTAGAAGGCCATGTCTCAAATGATGATGGAACTGCACTGGTGCAGTTAGCTTCACAGTGCTTGCAGTCTGAACCTCGTAAGAGGCCAAATGTCAAGTCTCTTGAGAATTCCCTCGCACCTCTTCAAAAAGAAACTGAG GTTCCTTCATATGTTTTGATGGGTACCTACCACGGAAGTGTGCCTCCAAAGTTGCCCACATTGCTTTCACATCTAGCTGATGCTTGCAGAAGATTGGATCTAACTGCAATACATGAAATATTGGTGACAGTTAAATACGAGCAAGATGAACCTAGGCACGAA CTTTCTTTTGATGTGTGGACTGAGACAATGAAGGAGGCAATAGATTTTAGGAAGAAGGGGGATACTGCATTCAAAGAGAAAAATTTTGCCATCGCGATAAGTTCTTATACGGAA TACTTTGATCGTGTGCCAGTGAAATCGCCAACTATGCTGGTTAGACGGTGCTTGTGTAACTTGCTGAGTAACAAGGCACAAGAAGCTCTTCGAGATGGCCAGGAAGCCCTAGCAGAAAAGCGTGAGTGGCCAACTGCCTTCTACCTTCAAGCGGCAGCCCTAAAGAGCCTCGGGATGGACAATGATGCGGAGGAAATTCTAAACGTTGGCACATCCTTGGAAGTTAAGAAGCTGGATAAGCTGAAAAGTGAATAA
- the LOC103419288 gene encoding uncharacterized protein isoform X2 — protein MILYEVWVEYSNALNEYPISSSLSHDDCCVYPHPEKVRIQHSQTWPAFSVVEYQQVHLKFLIKFGIEPWSFEQHLGQAVFIPAGCPFQAREKELIKQKALENARKLQVKKKPHVSKEKIHQGTLGNSWRLQIYGLYEIRVSSNGNYQAAFLAIKNATGKLLTFQ, from the exons ATGATATTGTATGAAGTTTGGGTTGAG TACTCAAATGCTCTCAACGAATACCCGatttcttcctctctttctcatGATGATTGTTGTGTATATCCACACCCAGAGAAGGTGAGAATCCAGCATTCCCAAACTTGGCCTGCCTTCTCGGTTGTGGAGTATCAACAGGTGCACTTGAAATTccttataaaatttg GAATTGAGCCATGGTCCTTTGAGCAACATTTGGGGCAAGCTGTTTTTATCCCTGCTGGGTGCCCCTTTCAG GCAAGGGAAAAGGAATTGATAAAGCAGAAAGCTTTAGAGAATGCTAGAAAGCTTCAGGTA AAAAAAAAACCGCATGTTTCAAAGGAAAAAATACACCAGGGCACACTTGGAAATAGCTGGAG GTTACAGATATATGGTTTATACGAAATAAGAGTTTCCAGTAATGGGAATTATCAG gcTGCTTTCTTGGCAATCAAGAATGCTACAGGGAAACTTTTGACATTCCAGTGA
- the LOC103419288 gene encoding uncharacterized protein isoform X7, which yields MKFGLREGENPAFPNLACLLGCGVSTGIEPWSFEQHLGQAVFIPAGCPFQAREKELIKQKALENARKLQVKKKPHVSKEKIHQGTLGNSWRLQIYGLYEIRVSSNGNYQAAFLAIKNATGKLLTFQ from the exons ATGAAGTTTGGGTTGAG AGAAGGTGAGAATCCAGCATTCCCAAACTTGGCCTGCCTTCTCGGTTGTGGAGTATCAACAG GAATTGAGCCATGGTCCTTTGAGCAACATTTGGGGCAAGCTGTTTTTATCCCTGCTGGGTGCCCCTTTCAG GCAAGGGAAAAGGAATTGATAAAGCAGAAAGCTTTAGAGAATGCTAGAAAGCTTCAGGTA AAAAAAAAACCGCATGTTTCAAAGGAAAAAATACACCAGGGCACACTTGGAAATAGCTGGAG GTTACAGATATATGGTTTATACGAAATAAGAGTTTCCAGTAATGGGAATTATCAG gcTGCTTTCTTGGCAATCAAGAATGCTACAGGGAAACTTTTGACATTCCAGTGA
- the LOC103419288 gene encoding uncharacterized protein isoform X1, with the protein MKFGLRYEFTWKCMYAGWICHLRNFGLFLCSYSNALNEYPISSSLSHDDCCVYPHPEKVRIQHSQTWPAFSVVEYQQVHLKFLIKFGIEPWSFEQHLGQAVFIPAGCPFQAREKELIKQKALENARKLQVKKKPHVSKEKIHQGTLGNSWRLQIYGLYEIRVSSNGNYQAAFLAIKNATGKLLTFQ; encoded by the exons ATGAAGTTTGGGTTGAGGTATGAATTTACTTGGAAATGTATGTATGCAGGTTGGATATGCCACTTGAGAAACTTTGGTTTATTCCTATGTTCG TACTCAAATGCTCTCAACGAATACCCGatttcttcctctctttctcatGATGATTGTTGTGTATATCCACACCCAGAGAAGGTGAGAATCCAGCATTCCCAAACTTGGCCTGCCTTCTCGGTTGTGGAGTATCAACAGGTGCACTTGAAATTccttataaaatttg GAATTGAGCCATGGTCCTTTGAGCAACATTTGGGGCAAGCTGTTTTTATCCCTGCTGGGTGCCCCTTTCAG GCAAGGGAAAAGGAATTGATAAAGCAGAAAGCTTTAGAGAATGCTAGAAAGCTTCAGGTA AAAAAAAAACCGCATGTTTCAAAGGAAAAAATACACCAGGGCACACTTGGAAATAGCTGGAG GTTACAGATATATGGTTTATACGAAATAAGAGTTTCCAGTAATGGGAATTATCAG gcTGCTTTCTTGGCAATCAAGAATGCTACAGGGAAACTTTTGACATTCCAGTGA
- the LOC103419288 gene encoding lysine-specific demethylase JMJ26-like isoform X5, which produces MKFGLRYEFTWKCMYAGWICHLRNFGLFLCSYSNALNEYPISSSLSHDDCCVYPHPEKVRIQHSQTWPAFSVVEYQQVHLKFLIKFGIEPWSFEQHLGQAVFIPAGCPFQTCAFQALFYTNFNALDTHFRIIGIDQTRQGKRN; this is translated from the exons ATGAAGTTTGGGTTGAGGTATGAATTTACTTGGAAATGTATGTATGCAGGTTGGATATGCCACTTGAGAAACTTTGGTTTATTCCTATGTTCG TACTCAAATGCTCTCAACGAATACCCGatttcttcctctctttctcatGATGATTGTTGTGTATATCCACACCCAGAGAAGGTGAGAATCCAGCATTCCCAAACTTGGCCTGCCTTCTCGGTTGTGGAGTATCAACAGGTGCACTTGAAATTccttataaaatttg GAATTGAGCCATGGTCCTTTGAGCAACATTTGGGGCAAGCTGTTTTTATCCCTGCTGGGTGCCCCTTTCAG ACGTGTGCTTTTCAAGCTTTGTTCTATACAAATTTTAATGCACTTGACACTCACTTCAGGATCATTGGCATTGATCAGACAAG GCAAGGGAAAAGGAATTGA
- the LOC103419288 gene encoding uncharacterized protein isoform X8 — MKFGLREGENPAFPNLACLLGCGVSTGIEPWSFEQHLGQAVFIPAGCPFQAREKELIKQKALENARKLQVKKNRMFQRKKYTRAHLEIAGGYRYMVYTK; from the exons ATGAAGTTTGGGTTGAG AGAAGGTGAGAATCCAGCATTCCCAAACTTGGCCTGCCTTCTCGGTTGTGGAGTATCAACAG GAATTGAGCCATGGTCCTTTGAGCAACATTTGGGGCAAGCTGTTTTTATCCCTGCTGGGTGCCCCTTTCAG GCAAGGGAAAAGGAATTGATAAAGCAGAAAGCTTTAGAGAATGCTAGAAAGCTTCAG GTAAAAAAAAACCGCATGTTTCAAAGGAAAAAATACACCAGGGCACACTTGGAAATAGCTGGAG GTTACAGATATATGGTTTATACGAAATAA
- the LOC103419288 gene encoding uncharacterized protein isoform X3, producing the protein MKFGLRYEFTWKCMYAGWICHLRNFGLFLCSYSNALNEYPISSSLSHDDCCVYPHPEKVRIQHSQTWPAFSVVEYQQVHLKFLIKFGIEPWSFEQHLGQAVFIPAGCPFQAREKELIKQKALENARKLQVKKNRMFQRKKYTRAHLEIAGGYRYMVYTK; encoded by the exons ATGAAGTTTGGGTTGAGGTATGAATTTACTTGGAAATGTATGTATGCAGGTTGGATATGCCACTTGAGAAACTTTGGTTTATTCCTATGTTCG TACTCAAATGCTCTCAACGAATACCCGatttcttcctctctttctcatGATGATTGTTGTGTATATCCACACCCAGAGAAGGTGAGAATCCAGCATTCCCAAACTTGGCCTGCCTTCTCGGTTGTGGAGTATCAACAGGTGCACTTGAAATTccttataaaatttg GAATTGAGCCATGGTCCTTTGAGCAACATTTGGGGCAAGCTGTTTTTATCCCTGCTGGGTGCCCCTTTCAG GCAAGGGAAAAGGAATTGATAAAGCAGAAAGCTTTAGAGAATGCTAGAAAGCTTCAG GTAAAAAAAAACCGCATGTTTCAAAGGAAAAAATACACCAGGGCACACTTGGAAATAGCTGGAG GTTACAGATATATGGTTTATACGAAATAA
- the LOC103419288 gene encoding lysine-specific demethylase JMJ25-like isoform X4 produces MYVCRLDMPLEKLWFIPMFEKVRIQHSQTWPAFSVVEYQQVHLKFLIKFGIEPWSFEQHLGQAVFIPAGCPFQAREKELIKQKALENARKLQVKKKPHVSKEKIHQGTLGNSWRLQIYGLYEIRVSSNGNYQAAFLAIKNATGKLLTFQ; encoded by the exons ATGTATGTATGCAGGTTGGATATGCCACTTGAGAAACTTTGGTTTATTCCTATGTTCG AGAAGGTGAGAATCCAGCATTCCCAAACTTGGCCTGCCTTCTCGGTTGTGGAGTATCAACAGGTGCACTTGAAATTccttataaaatttg GAATTGAGCCATGGTCCTTTGAGCAACATTTGGGGCAAGCTGTTTTTATCCCTGCTGGGTGCCCCTTTCAG GCAAGGGAAAAGGAATTGATAAAGCAGAAAGCTTTAGAGAATGCTAGAAAGCTTCAGGTA AAAAAAAAACCGCATGTTTCAAAGGAAAAAATACACCAGGGCACACTTGGAAATAGCTGGAG GTTACAGATATATGGTTTATACGAAATAAGAGTTTCCAGTAATGGGAATTATCAG gcTGCTTTCTTGGCAATCAAGAATGCTACAGGGAAACTTTTGACATTCCAGTGA
- the LOC103419288 gene encoding lysine-specific demethylase JMJ28-like isoform X6, which yields MPLEKLWFIPMFEKVRIQHSQTWPAFSVVEYQQVHLKFLIKFGIEPWSFEQHLGQAVFIPAGCPFQAREKELIKQKALENARKLQVKKKPHVSKEKIHQGTLGNSWRLQIYGLYEIRVSSNGNYQAAFLAIKNATGKLLTFQ from the exons ATGCCACTTGAGAAACTTTGGTTTATTCCTATGTTCG AGAAGGTGAGAATCCAGCATTCCCAAACTTGGCCTGCCTTCTCGGTTGTGGAGTATCAACAGGTGCACTTGAAATTccttataaaatttg GAATTGAGCCATGGTCCTTTGAGCAACATTTGGGGCAAGCTGTTTTTATCCCTGCTGGGTGCCCCTTTCAG GCAAGGGAAAAGGAATTGATAAAGCAGAAAGCTTTAGAGAATGCTAGAAAGCTTCAGGTA AAAAAAAAACCGCATGTTTCAAAGGAAAAAATACACCAGGGCACACTTGGAAATAGCTGGAG GTTACAGATATATGGTTTATACGAAATAAGAGTTTCCAGTAATGGGAATTATCAG gcTGCTTTCTTGGCAATCAAGAATGCTACAGGGAAACTTTTGACATTCCAGTGA